One Fontisphaera persica DNA window includes the following coding sequences:
- a CDS encoding NADH-quinone oxidoreductase subunit C codes for METLESLVERLAAAVPGAEVKILPNPSPAQQPSLLVDVAHAVAVARFLREDAACRFDYASNVTGVDWLDQVVKEKVRTTRMVEGVERVFEETKEHVEPGYLEVVYHLYSMELGHGPLVLRQRTADRGAGARVASLTPVWRSCEFQEREVFDLFGVYFEGHPDLRRILMWDGFTGHPMRRDYVEPDDYEYEPTPHDQVLEKARRHYPAAGGKPREGQG; via the coding sequence ATGGAAACTCTGGAGTCATTGGTGGAGCGACTGGCGGCGGCGGTGCCTGGAGCCGAGGTGAAAATCCTGCCCAATCCGTCGCCGGCGCAGCAGCCCTCGCTGCTGGTGGATGTGGCGCACGCGGTGGCGGTGGCGCGATTTCTGCGGGAGGATGCGGCCTGCCGTTTTGATTATGCCTCGAATGTGACGGGGGTGGACTGGCTGGACCAGGTGGTGAAGGAGAAGGTGCGGACCACCCGGATGGTGGAGGGGGTGGAGCGGGTGTTTGAGGAGACAAAGGAGCACGTGGAGCCGGGGTATTTGGAGGTGGTTTATCACCTGTACTCGATGGAGCTGGGGCACGGCCCGCTGGTGCTGCGGCAGCGGACGGCCGACCGGGGGGCGGGAGCGCGGGTGGCGTCGCTGACGCCGGTGTGGCGCTCGTGCGAGTTTCAGGAGCGGGAGGTGTTTGATTTGTTCGGGGTGTATTTTGAGGGGCATCCGGATTTGCGGCGGATTTTGATGTGGGACGGTTTCACGGGGCATCCGATGCGGCGGGATTATGTGGAGCCGGATGATTACGAGTATGAGCCGACGCCGCATGACCAGGTGTTGGAGAAGGCGCGCCGGCATTATCCGGCGGCGGGTGGGAAGCCAAGGGAGGGGCAGGGATGA
- a CDS encoding NADH-quinone oxidoreductase subunit A codes for MTEYHPYAFLVVFLLAAVGFGLGPILLSKLWAWWMAPPKPGPVKQAIYECGLESRGRGAVQFKVEYYLYAILFLIFDVEVLFLLPFAVAFLDLPAGACVAMLVFLLLLAEGLVWAWAKGLLKWQ; via the coding sequence ATGACCGAGTATCACCCATACGCCTTTTTGGTGGTGTTCCTGCTGGCCGCAGTGGGATTTGGCCTGGGGCCGATACTGCTTTCCAAGCTGTGGGCGTGGTGGATGGCGCCGCCCAAGCCGGGGCCGGTGAAGCAGGCGATTTACGAATGCGGCCTGGAATCACGGGGCCGCGGGGCGGTGCAATTCAAGGTGGAGTATTACCTCTACGCGATTTTATTCCTAATCTTTGATGTGGAGGTTTTGTTTTTGCTGCCCTTTGCGGTGGCGTTTTTGGACCTGCCAGCCGGGGCGTGTGTGGCGATGCTGGTGTTTTTGTTGTTGCTGGCGGAGGGGCTGGTTTGGGCGTGGGCCAAAGGGCTGCTAAAATGGCAATGA
- a CDS encoding 3-keto-disaccharide hydrolase, with protein MQPFSNPWAVAFAVAACLSSLASPAAEPGFVPIFDGKTLQGWHVSAKTGHSRASTNTSGGRWVVENGAIVGSQDTPGNGGIIITDAQYGDFEVALEMNNDFGLDSGLFLRSTEDGKAYQAMIDYHGRGNLMGIYGEGIGGFGVSTFNFDGDVTRIRPRTNAVFALPVLPAAWPYFWRHGQWNELRARIVGNPPTITTWINGVKFMEWTDTQKRLPETGGIALQVHGGGNLTNTFVRYRNIRVKPLPPKQ; from the coding sequence ATGCAGCCTTTTTCCAATCCTTGGGCCGTGGCCTTCGCCGTCGCGGCTTGTTTATCGTCATTGGCCAGCCCGGCCGCCGAACCGGGCTTTGTTCCCATTTTTGACGGCAAAACCCTCCAGGGCTGGCACGTCAGCGCCAAAACCGGCCACAGCCGCGCCAGCACCAACACCTCCGGCGGACGCTGGGTCGTCGAAAACGGCGCCATCGTGGGCAGCCAGGACACCCCGGGCAACGGCGGCATCATCATCACCGATGCCCAATATGGCGATTTTGAAGTGGCCCTCGAAATGAACAATGACTTCGGCCTCGACAGCGGCCTCTTCCTGCGCAGCACCGAGGACGGCAAGGCCTACCAGGCCATGATTGATTACCACGGACGCGGCAATCTGATGGGCATCTACGGCGAGGGCATCGGCGGCTTTGGCGTCTCCACCTTCAACTTCGACGGCGACGTCACCCGCATCCGCCCCCGCACCAATGCCGTCTTCGCCCTGCCCGTGCTCCCGGCCGCGTGGCCCTATTTCTGGCGGCACGGCCAGTGGAATGAACTGCGCGCCCGCATCGTCGGCAACCCGCCCACCATCACCACCTGGATTAACGGCGTCAAATTCATGGAATGGACCGACACCCAGAAACGCCTGCCCGAGACCGGCGGCATCGCCCTCCAAGTCCACGGCGGCGGCAATCTCACCAACACCTTCGTCCGTTATCGCAACATCCGCGTCAAACCACTTCCCCCCAAACAGTGA
- the dusB gene encoding tRNA dihydrouridine synthase DusB — translation MTRVLRIGSLPLATNLCLAPLAGYTNLPFRLTIREIGGVGLCTTDLVNARSLLERRAKAIKLVETCPADSPLAVQLFGAVPEEMREAAQLVESLGIAAIDINMGCPARKVCRVGGGAAMMADLNKTTALVRQVVAAVKLPVTVKMRLGWDDDNITAPDLARALEDCGVAAVFVHGRTRAQGFGGTVNLAGIRQVVQAVRHIPVIGNGDVTTPQAAKMMLEVTGCAGISIGRGAFYDPWIFQHTLHFLATGELLPEPSLDERLRVMRRHLDRMIEIFGETHGCRMFRKIAPWYARRFGPAHEFTRRVALLQSRAHFEEIVAHYLLWRQQFLDEHGQLKPKYRPPPMTASFMAPDSPLPAIPVPKGPVERW, via the coding sequence ATGACCCGCGTGTTGCGCATCGGGTCATTGCCGTTGGCCACCAACTTGTGCCTGGCTCCACTCGCCGGGTACACCAATCTGCCCTTTCGCCTGACCATCCGCGAAATCGGCGGCGTCGGCCTCTGCACCACCGACCTCGTCAACGCCCGCTCCCTCCTCGAACGCCGTGCCAAAGCCATTAAACTGGTGGAAACCTGCCCCGCCGACTCCCCCCTCGCCGTCCAGCTTTTCGGCGCCGTCCCCGAAGAAATGCGCGAGGCCGCCCAACTCGTCGAGTCCCTCGGCATCGCCGCCATTGACATCAACATGGGCTGCCCCGCCCGCAAAGTCTGCCGTGTGGGCGGCGGCGCCGCCATGATGGCCGATTTGAACAAAACCACCGCGCTGGTGCGCCAGGTCGTGGCCGCCGTCAAGCTCCCCGTCACCGTCAAAATGCGCCTCGGCTGGGATGATGACAACATCACCGCCCCGGACCTCGCCCGCGCCCTCGAAGATTGCGGCGTGGCCGCTGTCTTTGTGCATGGACGCACCCGCGCCCAAGGCTTTGGCGGCACCGTCAACCTCGCCGGCATCCGCCAGGTCGTGCAGGCCGTGCGACACATTCCGGTTATCGGCAACGGCGACGTCACCACCCCCCAGGCCGCCAAAATGATGTTGGAAGTCACCGGCTGCGCCGGCATCAGCATCGGACGCGGCGCCTTTTATGACCCGTGGATTTTTCAGCACACCCTCCATTTCCTGGCCACCGGCGAGTTGCTCCCCGAACCCTCCCTCGACGAGCGCCTCCGCGTCATGCGCCGCCATCTGGACCGCATGATTGAAATCTTCGGCGAAACCCACGGCTGCCGCATGTTTCGCAAAATCGCCCCCTGGTACGCCCGCCGCTTCGGCCCCGCCCATGAATTCACCCGCCGCGTGGCCCTCCTCCAAAGCCGCGCCCACTTCGAGGAAATCGTGGCCCATTACCTCCTCTGGCGCCAGCAATTCCTTGACGAACACGGCCAACTCAAACCCAAATACCGACCCCCACCCATGACCGCCAGCTTCATGGCCCCGGACTCCCCGCTGCCCGCCATCCCCGTCCCCAAAGGCCCCGTCGAGCGCTGGTAA
- a CDS encoding beta-L-arabinofuranosidase domain-containing protein, producing MQAILVSLFRRTCAGLGLALCCAGFAFSLMSAPPSTNAFYPANRPPLQPAKFAALPVGAIRPDGWLLRQLTLQASGLTGHLDEFWPSLRDSAWKGGPGDAWERGPYYLDGLVPLAWQLDDPKLKAIAQKYLDFILASSQPNGWFGPEKNKDRWPLAVAAKVLMQYHEATGDPRALQVLQNYLRYLRDNPPDWPDREWRGVRAMEHAVLALWYYNRTGDADALRVLESIHRNSFDWMGYFIEFPFREPRHRPPHPLRHDTHVVNLAMAIKYPGLWLQCSGDARAHHALYAAMHNLDQFHGQVGGRFGGDEHLAGRHPYQGTELCAIVEYMYSLEKLIEYLGDPALADRLEMLAYNCKPATCTPDYWAHQYDQQANQVLVSRAKRRWTTNGDDSNLYGLEPNFGCCTANMHQGWPKLVAHLWMATPDNGLAAIAYGPCRVHAQVADGAQTTLHVETDYPFDETIKVTVHLDRPAAFPLYLRIPTWATSATLKVGSRTLKAAPGSFLQVQRNWKNGDTLALHLPMPLRIERRYNNSAAILRGPLYFSLRIGEQFKELQRHHPSLPVVDWEVHPTTPWNYALLVDEKNPQKSFKLRRLPVGPMPFDNAAAPVVLTGKGRRLPEWGLEQNSAAAPPPSPVSAVGPWETLELIPYGCTRLRITEFPVLAK from the coding sequence ATGCAAGCCATTCTTGTGTCGCTGTTCAGGCGCACCTGCGCCGGCCTGGGGCTGGCGCTCTGCTGCGCCGGCTTTGCCTTCTCCCTCATGAGTGCGCCGCCCTCTACCAACGCCTTTTACCCGGCCAACCGTCCCCCGCTCCAACCCGCCAAATTTGCCGCCCTGCCGGTGGGCGCCATCCGGCCCGACGGCTGGCTGCTGCGCCAGCTCACCTTGCAGGCCAGCGGCCTGACCGGCCATCTCGACGAGTTCTGGCCCTCCCTGCGCGACTCCGCCTGGAAGGGCGGCCCCGGCGACGCCTGGGAGCGCGGGCCGTATTATCTGGACGGCCTCGTGCCCCTGGCATGGCAACTGGACGACCCCAAACTCAAGGCCATCGCCCAAAAATACCTCGATTTCATCCTTGCCAGCAGCCAGCCCAACGGCTGGTTTGGCCCCGAGAAAAACAAGGACCGCTGGCCCCTGGCCGTCGCCGCCAAAGTCCTCATGCAATACCACGAAGCCACCGGCGACCCCCGCGCCCTGCAAGTGCTCCAAAATTATCTGCGCTACCTCCGCGACAACCCGCCGGACTGGCCCGACCGCGAATGGCGCGGCGTGCGCGCCATGGAGCACGCCGTCCTGGCCCTCTGGTACTACAACCGCACCGGCGACGCCGACGCCCTGCGCGTGCTGGAATCCATCCATCGCAACAGCTTTGATTGGATGGGTTACTTCATCGAGTTTCCCTTCCGCGAGCCGCGCCATCGCCCTCCTCATCCCCTCCGCCACGACACCCACGTCGTCAACCTCGCCATGGCCATCAAGTACCCCGGCCTCTGGCTGCAATGCTCTGGTGACGCCCGCGCCCATCATGCCCTTTACGCCGCCATGCACAACCTCGACCAATTCCACGGCCAGGTCGGCGGGCGCTTCGGCGGCGACGAGCACCTCGCCGGCCGTCATCCCTACCAGGGCACTGAGCTGTGCGCCATCGTCGAGTACATGTACTCCCTGGAAAAACTCATCGAATACCTCGGCGACCCCGCCCTCGCCGACCGCCTGGAAATGCTGGCCTATAATTGCAAACCCGCCACCTGCACCCCGGATTACTGGGCCCATCAATACGACCAGCAGGCCAATCAAGTCCTCGTTTCCCGCGCCAAACGCCGCTGGACCACCAACGGCGATGACTCCAACCTCTACGGCCTCGAGCCGAACTTCGGCTGTTGCACCGCCAACATGCACCAGGGCTGGCCCAAACTCGTCGCCCACCTCTGGATGGCCACCCCCGATAATGGCCTCGCCGCCATCGCCTACGGCCCCTGCCGTGTCCACGCCCAGGTGGCTGACGGCGCCCAGACCACCCTCCACGTCGAAACCGATTACCCCTTTGACGAAACCATTAAAGTGACCGTCCACCTCGACCGCCCCGCCGCCTTCCCCCTCTACCTGCGCATCCCCACCTGGGCCACCAGCGCCACCCTCAAAGTGGGCTCCCGCACCCTCAAGGCCGCACCCGGCAGTTTTTTGCAGGTGCAACGCAACTGGAAAAATGGCGACACCCTGGCGCTTCACCTCCCCATGCCCCTGCGAATCGAACGGCGGTATAATAACAGCGCCGCCATCCTGCGCGGCCCCCTTTATTTCTCGCTCCGCATCGGGGAGCAGTTCAAAGAATTACAGCGCCATCATCCCTCCCTGCCCGTCGTGGATTGGGAAGTCCATCCTACCACCCCGTGGAATTACGCCCTGCTGGTGGACGAAAAGAATCCCCAGAAAAGTTTCAAACTGCGCCGCCTGCCGGTCGGCCCCATGCCCTTTGACAATGCCGCCGCACCCGTGGTGTTGACGGGCAAAGGCCGCCGCTTGCCGGAGTGGGGATTGGAACAAAACAGCGCCGCCGCGCCACCGCCCAGTCCGGTGAGCGCCGTTGGCCCATGGGAAACCCTCGAATTGATTCCTTACGGCTGCACCCGCCTGCGCATCACCGAATTTCCGGTGCTGGCAAAGTAG
- a CDS encoding protein-disulfide reductase DsbD family protein, translating into MGRVILGCFLTLALAAGAHAAARTKAALWLEYEAARPGDTLWAGVQLRMPGKLHTYWQYGGDAGGPTEIQWQLPPFIKPGPIHWPVPEKHEDSGLFTYVYYQEAVLLVPLHIASNAPAGSVELRAKVSWLECELTCLPGAAEVSASLVIGPEPRPSPRASALTAARQQLPQTGAKVTARWDAPRGDVRFLDLQWDAGPGTEAPDFFPLPDESYSVAGATTVKALAPGRWLLRKEVKRQGQRWPARLPGLLVAQFNGQIRGFSVELTPAGDGPTAAPSPPGQAAARPGLWVYLAQLLGAFLGGFILNFMPCVLPVVSLKILSFVNQGHSQPREVRRLGLIYGVGVLTSFLVLALVVLGARLAGQGVSWGIQLQNPVFVMVLAVVMTLVGLNLFGVFEIMPASGLLGAASTLAAKEGAAGAFFNGVLATFLATACTAPILGAAVGFAFTQPWPGLIIPFFLVIGLGMALPYVVLSFNPSWLKWLPKPGAWMERFKQFMGFPMLATTVWLLSLAVEALGANRALWLGMVLLLVALAAWIYGVWVQGQGRKAAWLPIALLAALSLFFLENLARWRHPPEPTTGAEEIIRLHPNGIEWRRWSPEALAAARAQGRPVLVDFTASWCLTCKLNAKTSLEIPVVREKLKAINAVALLENSYRKNQTVLDELARHGRAGVPLVLVYPKDPNKPPIILPELLTPRLVLDALEQAAR; encoded by the coding sequence ATGGGACGCGTTATTTTGGGGTGCTTCCTGACCCTGGCCCTGGCCGCCGGCGCCCACGCCGCCGCGCGCACCAAGGCCGCCCTTTGGCTCGAATACGAAGCCGCCCGCCCTGGCGACACCCTCTGGGCCGGCGTGCAGCTCCGGATGCCCGGCAAACTCCACACCTACTGGCAATACGGTGGCGATGCCGGCGGCCCCACCGAAATCCAATGGCAACTCCCCCCGTTCATCAAACCCGGCCCGATTCACTGGCCGGTGCCCGAGAAACATGAAGACTCCGGCCTCTTCACTTATGTTTATTATCAGGAAGCGGTCCTCCTGGTGCCCTTGCACATCGCCTCCAATGCCCCGGCCGGCTCCGTGGAACTCCGCGCCAAAGTCTCCTGGCTGGAATGTGAACTGACCTGTCTCCCCGGCGCGGCCGAAGTTTCCGCCTCCCTCGTCATCGGCCCCGAGCCACGCCCTTCCCCCCGCGCCTCCGCGCTCACCGCGGCCCGCCAGCAACTTCCCCAGACCGGCGCCAAAGTCACCGCCCGCTGGGATGCGCCTCGCGGAGATGTCCGCTTCCTCGACCTGCAATGGGACGCTGGCCCCGGCACCGAGGCCCCCGATTTTTTTCCCTTGCCCGATGAATCCTACTCCGTGGCCGGAGCAACCACCGTCAAAGCCTTGGCGCCAGGCCGATGGCTCTTGCGCAAGGAAGTCAAACGCCAGGGCCAGCGCTGGCCAGCGCGCCTCCCAGGCCTGCTGGTGGCGCAATTCAATGGGCAAATCCGCGGCTTCTCCGTGGAATTGACGCCCGCCGGGGACGGACCCACCGCCGCCCCTTCGCCGCCCGGCCAGGCGGCGGCCCGGCCCGGACTATGGGTTTATTTGGCCCAATTGCTCGGCGCCTTTCTGGGGGGCTTCATCTTGAATTTCATGCCCTGCGTGCTGCCCGTCGTATCCCTGAAAATCCTCAGCTTTGTGAATCAAGGACATTCCCAACCCCGGGAAGTGCGGCGGCTGGGTTTAATCTATGGGGTGGGGGTTCTCACTTCCTTCCTCGTCCTGGCCCTCGTGGTCCTGGGCGCGCGCCTGGCCGGGCAGGGGGTAAGCTGGGGCATCCAACTGCAAAACCCCGTCTTTGTCATGGTGCTGGCCGTCGTCATGACCCTCGTGGGACTCAACCTCTTTGGCGTGTTTGAAATCATGCCCGCCAGCGGCCTGCTCGGCGCCGCCTCCACTCTCGCCGCCAAAGAAGGCGCCGCCGGAGCCTTTTTCAACGGCGTGCTCGCCACCTTTCTCGCCACCGCCTGCACCGCCCCCATCCTGGGCGCGGCCGTGGGCTTTGCCTTCACCCAACCCTGGCCCGGCCTCATCATTCCCTTCTTTCTGGTCATCGGCCTGGGCATGGCCCTCCCCTACGTCGTGCTCTCCTTTAACCCGTCCTGGCTCAAATGGCTGCCCAAACCAGGCGCCTGGATGGAGCGTTTCAAACAATTCATGGGCTTCCCCATGCTCGCCACCACCGTCTGGCTCCTGAGCCTGGCCGTCGAAGCCCTGGGCGCAAACCGCGCCCTCTGGCTGGGCATGGTCCTCCTCCTGGTCGCTCTCGCCGCCTGGATTTACGGCGTTTGGGTCCAAGGCCAGGGACGCAAAGCCGCCTGGCTACCCATCGCCCTCCTGGCCGCCCTGTCCCTCTTTTTCCTGGAAAACCTCGCGCGCTGGCGTCATCCCCCGGAACCCACCACCGGCGCGGAGGAAATCATCCGCTTGCATCCCAACGGCATCGAGTGGCGCCGCTGGAGCCCGGAAGCCCTCGCCGCCGCCCGGGCCCAAGGGCGGCCTGTGCTCGTGGACTTCACCGCCTCCTGGTGCCTCACCTGCAAGCTCAACGCCAAAACCAGCCTCGAAATCCCTGTAGTGCGCGAAAAACTCAAAGCCATCAACGCCGTGGCCCTCTTGGAAAACAGCTACCGCAAAAACCAGACTGTCCTTGACGAGCTGGCCCGCCACGGACGCGCCGGCGTGCCCCTGGTCCTCGTCTATCCCAAAGACCCCAACAAACCGCCCATCATCCTCCCCGAACTCCTCACCCCGCGCCTCGTGTTGGATGCCTTGGAGCAGGCCGCCCGCTGA
- a CDS encoding DNA gyrase inhibitor YacG encodes MAVPRRVKCPTCKKVGDWFAGEFGPFCSQRCRLIDLGKWLGEEHRISEPLPEPLTGEAPAAEPRMPEEESR; translated from the coding sequence ATGGCAGTGCCACGACGGGTGAAGTGTCCCACCTGCAAAAAGGTGGGGGATTGGTTTGCGGGTGAATTTGGGCCGTTCTGCTCCCAACGGTGCCGGTTGATTGATTTGGGGAAGTGGCTGGGAGAAGAACACCGGATTTCGGAGCCGCTGCCGGAGCCCCTGACGGGCGAAGCGCCGGCGGCGGAGCCACGCATGCCGGAGGAGGAGTCGCGGTGA
- a CDS encoding beta-galactosidase gives MYFGADYHPEHWVYPYAGTAEAPESRWERDAELMAAAGINAVRMGEFTWGLCEPEEGRYDFAWLRRVMDLMQRYGIKVVLATPTAAPPLWLSQKHPEILPIDEKGLVLHEGTRHACCLNCDVFWEYSRKIVTAMARALGDHPQLLAWQIDNGIGGHATEFCYNPETRKDWHDWLRAKYETVERLNECLGLRFWGQTVTAFEQVPMPMRAPTAHHPGLMLDWMRFSSDTIVAYLRMQAELLRELTPHAPVTTNMRIFGRHYDQFDVAEVLDFVAMDSYATVKARAATNACEIDMARSLKKQHRRLPGEGTGFWVIEQKAGQVNWQEVNPLLRPGVTRLFTYQFISRGADAVFYFYWRQPRFGTEQFYGGVLTHDGRGENRVYREICQIGEEVQRLRPLLQGTEVKAEVGLLYSHPNEWAQKLPFQPNRHFRQHDHMLLFYTALHDRNMPVNFVRTDEDLTRYRLIIAPSLRLYSEAEAAMLRHYVEQGGTLVATCNTGLLDENSMVPDSGLPYLMGDVFGLEVQEFDTLAPGEENHLAFRGTFPTSALHPALLWCDVVEAKGCQIVATYAKDFYAGRPAVTMNDFGKGRAVYIGTVSHQPFYLDLMAWLRGMAGIHPLLKVPDTVEVSLREGNGKKVFFLLNHQASPVRITFYKPAHDFLSGRTFTGNYDIPPHGVLVLDEHVTPPA, from the coding sequence ATGTATTTTGGCGCCGATTATCATCCGGAGCATTGGGTCTATCCCTATGCTGGCACTGCCGAGGCCCCGGAAAGCCGGTGGGAGCGGGATGCGGAATTAATGGCGGCGGCGGGCATCAATGCGGTGCGGATGGGGGAGTTTACGTGGGGCTTATGCGAGCCGGAGGAGGGGCGGTATGATTTTGCGTGGCTGCGGCGGGTGATGGATTTGATGCAGCGGTACGGAATCAAGGTGGTGCTGGCGACGCCGACGGCAGCGCCGCCGTTGTGGTTGAGCCAGAAGCATCCGGAGATTCTGCCGATAGACGAGAAGGGGCTGGTGTTGCACGAGGGGACGCGGCATGCGTGCTGTTTGAATTGCGATGTGTTCTGGGAGTACAGCCGGAAGATAGTGACGGCGATGGCGCGGGCGCTGGGGGATCATCCGCAATTGCTGGCGTGGCAGATTGACAATGGGATTGGGGGCCATGCGACGGAGTTCTGCTACAACCCGGAGACGCGGAAGGACTGGCACGACTGGCTGCGGGCGAAGTACGAGACGGTGGAGCGGTTGAACGAGTGTCTGGGACTGCGGTTTTGGGGGCAGACGGTGACGGCGTTTGAGCAGGTGCCCATGCCGATGCGGGCGCCGACGGCGCATCATCCGGGGTTGATGCTGGATTGGATGCGGTTTTCGAGCGACACGATTGTGGCGTATCTGCGGATGCAGGCGGAGCTGCTGCGGGAATTGACGCCACACGCGCCGGTGACCACGAACATGCGGATATTTGGGCGGCATTATGACCAGTTTGACGTGGCGGAGGTGCTGGATTTTGTGGCGATGGACAGTTATGCGACGGTGAAGGCGCGGGCGGCGACGAATGCGTGTGAGATTGACATGGCGCGGTCGCTGAAGAAGCAGCACCGGCGGCTGCCGGGCGAGGGGACGGGGTTCTGGGTGATTGAGCAAAAGGCGGGACAGGTGAACTGGCAGGAGGTGAATCCGTTGTTGCGGCCCGGGGTGACGCGGTTGTTCACGTATCAGTTCATTTCGCGGGGGGCGGATGCGGTATTTTATTTTTACTGGCGGCAGCCGCGGTTTGGGACGGAGCAGTTTTATGGGGGCGTGCTGACGCATGACGGGCGGGGGGAAAACCGGGTGTACCGGGAGATATGCCAGATTGGGGAGGAGGTCCAGCGTTTGCGTCCGCTGTTGCAGGGGACGGAGGTGAAGGCGGAGGTGGGGCTGCTGTACAGTCATCCCAATGAATGGGCGCAGAAACTGCCGTTTCAACCCAACCGGCATTTCCGGCAGCATGACCACATGCTGCTGTTTTACACGGCGCTGCATGACCGGAACATGCCGGTGAACTTTGTGCGGACGGACGAGGATTTGACGCGGTACCGGCTGATTATTGCGCCTTCGCTGCGGCTCTACAGCGAGGCGGAGGCGGCGATGCTGCGCCATTATGTGGAGCAGGGCGGGACGCTGGTGGCGACGTGCAACACGGGTTTGCTGGATGAAAACAGCATGGTGCCGGACAGCGGTCTGCCGTACTTGATGGGAGATGTTTTTGGGCTGGAGGTGCAGGAGTTTGACACGCTGGCGCCGGGGGAGGAGAACCATCTGGCGTTTCGGGGCACTTTTCCCACCAGCGCGCTACATCCGGCGCTGTTGTGGTGTGATGTGGTGGAGGCGAAGGGCTGCCAGATTGTGGCGACGTATGCCAAGGATTTTTACGCGGGGCGGCCGGCGGTGACGATGAATGATTTTGGGAAAGGGCGGGCGGTGTATATTGGGACGGTGAGTCATCAGCCGTTTTACCTGGACTTGATGGCCTGGCTGCGGGGCATGGCGGGGATTCATCCGCTGCTGAAGGTGCCGGACACGGTGGAGGTGAGCCTGCGGGAGGGGAATGGCAAGAAGGTGTTTTTCCTGTTGAATCATCAGGCGTCGCCGGTGCGCATTACTTTTTACAAGCCGGCGCATGATTTTTTGAGCGGGCGGACGTTTACGGGGAATTACGACATTCCGCCGCATGGGGTGCTGGTGCTGGACGAGCATGTCACGCCGCCTGCCTGA
- a CDS encoding sulfite exporter TauE/SafE family protein → MIAFVSGWLAGTLHVWSGPDHLAAIAPLATRYPHRAWLPGARWGIGHSAGVAVVGVLALLAREWLPVDAISHWGERLVGVLLMGIGLWSVHKARRLQVHAHPHAHGENQPAHEHLHVHEKGRPPASGHAHVHAAMGIGILHGLAGSSHLLGILPMLGMRTQWESALYLAAFAGGTILSMAVFSLLMGWLARRFQISSEKAYRGLMTLCGLAAFGVGLAWLFLAQGEHSH, encoded by the coding sequence ATGATTGCATTTGTGAGCGGCTGGCTGGCGGGCACCCTCCATGTATGGTCCGGTCCGGACCACCTGGCGGCCATCGCCCCGCTGGCCACACGTTACCCCCACCGCGCCTGGCTCCCCGGCGCGCGCTGGGGCATTGGCCACTCCGCCGGCGTGGCCGTGGTCGGCGTGCTCGCCTTGCTGGCGCGTGAATGGCTCCCTGTGGACGCCATTTCCCACTGGGGCGAGCGCCTCGTCGGCGTCTTGCTCATGGGCATCGGCCTCTGGAGTGTCCACAAGGCCCGCCGCCTTCAGGTCCATGCGCATCCTCATGCCCACGGAGAAAACCAGCCGGCCCATGAACACCTCCATGTGCATGAAAAAGGCCGCCCCCCCGCCTCCGGCCATGCGCATGTCCACGCCGCCATGGGCATCGGCATTTTACACGGCCTCGCCGGCAGCTCCCACCTCCTGGGCATCCTCCCCATGCTCGGCATGCGTACCCAATGGGAGAGCGCCCTCTACCTGGCCGCCTTCGCGGGCGGCACCATCCTGAGCATGGCCGTCTTTTCCCTCCTCATGGGCTGGCTCGCCCGCCGTTTCCAAATCTCCAGTGAAAAGGCCTATCGCGGCCTGATGACCTTGTGCGGCCTCGCCGCTTTCGGGGTGGGCCTCGCCTGGTTGTTTCTCGCCCAGGGCGAACACAGCCACTGA